GGCGCAATTGCAAGCCGAACGCATCCGCCAATTGACCGAGCGTGAACTTAAACGTGCGCGTATGGCAGGTCTTGGTAATACCACGCAACGCTTTGACCCGCGTGTGGAATTGCCCGTGCTGGTGGAGGTGTTGGCACAGGTACACCACAAATCCCCGCGCTGCATTACGCTGGAGATTGCCCCGACGATTACCCGTTTCGGCGACCGCGAAGACATGCTGGAATTGCTGGGAAATTTGCTGGATAACGCCTGCAAATGGGCGCAGCAACAGGTGTGTTGCCAAATCAGCCGTGTCGCGGGCAAAGTGCAGATTAGCGTGGAAGACGATGGCAACGGGCGCACCGAGGCTGAATTACAGCAAATGGCGGCACGCGGGGTGCGGCTGGATGAAAGCGTCGAAGGCCACGGGTTGGGGCTGTCGATTTGCAAAGACATTACCAAATTGTACGGTGGCACGTTGGTGTTTGCGCGTTCCACGCAACTGGGCGGCTTGCGCGTAACGGTTACGTTTTAAACCAGTATCTTTTAAACGGCTTGTTGCAATGCTTGT
The sequence above is drawn from the Thiothrix subterranea genome and encodes:
- a CDS encoding ATP-binding protein, with amino-acid sequence MKSLERQLQVNLAIILVLVMALIWGVGLALPWFFEGTTQNVHSAGVVFVPDATQHRPQRFKWLFPLLAAAGIALILVIQGIVIRRTFRRLDYIRAELQQLDAGNINKLNEAVPAEIYPIIKEFNHLLSLMQERLERSRNALGNLAHALKTPLNLLTQHLDADISATSHQQAQLQAERIRQLTERELKRARMAGLGNTTQRFDPRVELPVLVEVLAQVHHKSPRCITLEIAPTITRFGDREDMLELLGNLLDNACKWAQQQVCCQISRVAGKVQISVEDDGNGRTEAELQQMAARGVRLDESVEGHGLGLSICKDITKLYGGTLVFARSTQLGGLRVTVTF